A genomic stretch from Lathyrus oleraceus cultivar Zhongwan6 chromosome 2, CAAS_Psat_ZW6_1.0, whole genome shotgun sequence includes:
- the LOC127123255 gene encoding uncharacterized protein LOC127123255 produces MTEVGDLANSENIRMKYFPSSLTKNAFTWFTTLPPNSIDTWPHLERLFHEQFYMGQTKISLKELSSIKRKFTEPIDDYLNRFRLLKSRCFTIVPEHELVEMAAGGLNYSIRKKLDTQYLRDMAQLADRIRQVERLKVEKARANKNYKKERVLMSNSKMGSLKSLMTLMVLRNSKNPVETEKNDRFPKKTYTFDVTKCDEIFDLDLIQNAIKDSRLKFADKGKNQMKVDADPLNIADTNYAEPVEINMIDIWEVEAVKET; encoded by the exons ATGACCGAGGTAGGGGATTTGGCGAACAGTGAGAACATAAGAATGAAATATTTCCCCAGTTCTTTAACGAAGAATGCCTTCACGTGGTTTACAACTTTGCCACCAAATTCCATAGATACTTGGCCTCATTTGGAAAGATTGtttcatgaacaattctacatgggccAAACTAAGATAAGTCTTAAGGAACTATCCAGTATCAAAAGAAAATTCACTGAACCTATAGATGATTATCTGAATAGGTTCCGTTTGTTGAAATCTAGATGTTTTACAATAGTGCCTGAACacgagttggtcgaaatggccgctggAGGTTTAAACTATTCCATCAGGAAAAAGTTAGATACCCAGTATCTAAGAGATATGGCCCAATTAGCAGACAGGATTCGACAGGTCGAACGCTTAAAAGTTGAAAAGGCCAGAGCGAATAAGAATTATAAGAAAGAAAGGGTTCTTATGTCGAATTCGAAGATGGGGAGTCTGAAATCTCTAATGACCCTTATGGTCTTGAGGAATTCGAA GAACCCTGTCGAAACTGAAAAGAACGATAGATTTCCTAAAAAGACTTACACATTTGATGTTACCAAATGTGACGAAATATTCGATCT ggatcttattCAGAATGCAATTAAGGATAGCCGCCTCAAGTTTGCTGACAAGGGGAAAAACCAGATGAAGGTTGACGCTGATCCCCTCAACATTGCTGACACAAATTATGCTGAACCTGTCGAAATCAACATGATTGACATATGGGAAGTGGAGGCTGTGAAGGAAACATGA
- the LOC127121423 gene encoding E3 ubiquitin-protein ligase MPSR1-like: MASEAEASELSCLFERMIRTNDMSLFFPFMLRLYALSTRRNSDDPDQESSSNEDSNRQRIILVSPSTQRIILINDVSSLEALFQEHGSTRENGQHPASTKSIETMKKVEIVEGEEHRECVVCLEEFEVGEVVKEMPCKHWFHGNCIDKWLRIHGSCPVCRYQMPIHEEQEK, translated from the coding sequence ATGGCATCTGAAGCTGAAGCTTCTGAACTTTCCTGTTTGTTTGAAAGAATGATAAGAACTAATGACATGTCTTTGTTCTTTCCATTCATGCTTCGTCTTTATGCTTTGTCAACTCGAAGAAACAGCGACGACCCAGATCAAGAATCATCCAGTAACGAAGATTCCAACCGTCAAAGAATCATCTTGGTGAGCCCTTCTACACAACGTATTATTCTAATCAACGATGTTTCAAGTCTTGAAGCTTTGTTTCAAGAACATGGAAGCACTAGAGAGAATGGTCAACATCCAGCTTCAACAAAGTCAATAGAAACAATGAAAAAAGTTGAAATTGTTGAAGGTGAAGAACATAGAGagtgtgttgtttgtttggaaGAATTTGAGGTTGGTGAAGTTGTTAAAGAAATGCCTTGTAAGCATTGGTTTCATGGGAATTGTATTGACAAGTGGTTAAGGATTCATGGATCTTGTCCTGTTTGTAGGTATCAGATGCCTATTCATGAGGAACAAGAAAAATAA